One Calditrichota bacterium genomic window, ACGTCTGCGACAAGCCTTTTGCCCTGAGTGTCTCCATTCAAAATTATCTCATAATCAAAATAATCGTTGCTTTCCAGATAACTTCTTATTTTGTTTCTGATTTTATTGACACCCCGATCCAATAAAAGGCTGACTGGACTAAATGAATTCGAAATACCCATTAAACCGGTGATTGGCACTTGATAATTTTCAAAAACTTTTTCGCGACCGGTTTGCAAATCTTTATAAAACAGCGTCAACTTAACTTTGTCTGCTGCATTTCCTTCCGCAACGGTAGTGCTGATAGCGAGAGTCTGAATCCGGACATCTTTAATTTCTGCATCGGCGCCGATGTCGACCAACTGCAACACATCATTTCTGGAAATTGCGCTGGCAAGCTCGAAAGCGCCGTTTTGGTCAACATGATACGTAATGACCTGATTCAAATCGAGCACAAAATCAAATTTTTGCTTTTCGCAGCCGGAAAAAATTAAACCCGCAAATATCAAAATTAAAAATATTCTGCCTTTCATTCTCTATTCTCCTCGGTTTGGATTTACTTAATAATTTATAAACCAATTCCCAGACCAACGACGACGACATTTTGCTGAGCGAAATTAAAGTCGGTGTGCAAAACTATCGGTCCCAGTGCTGCCGCTACGCCTGTAGTGAGCCGAAACGAATTCTTTGCCTTCAACTCGAACGAAATATCTTCGCCATTTTCGTCCGACTCATAAGCATAGCTGATATTCAAATTAGACGATTCGTTGGCAAGCCCGCCGTAAAACGTCAGTATGCCTTTCGAATAACTCGCCTGTGCGCCAATGGACAAGCTGTTTGCGTCGATGATATTGCCCAACTTGAAGCTTTGCTTGTAAAAACCAACGGCGATGTCCACCGGTAAAGTGGGAAAATATTGGCTCACGCTGTGTCTCACGCCGAAACCGACCAGACTCAATTTTCCGAGATTATCGTCCAGCTTAATGTCAATGAAGCGCAGCATCGCCTCTGTGCCCATGATTGAGCCAAAAGAAAGCTGCGGCACCGCAATGGGAAAGGTAGTCATATCAAAGCCGCCGGGAAATACATAAGCAGTTCCGCCCGTTCCTTCCACTGCTACATTTTCGCTATTTCCAAAAATGGTCGGCGCTTCTGCAGTCGTTGGAGGCGAAAATAATCCTTCCGTCTGTGCCGTAAAAACTTTTTGGTCATCAGCAATCGGAGCGAACATTGTGACGATCCCGCCGTAAAATTGGAAACCATTGCGCTCAATATGCGCTGAATGAAAAAAACCGCTGTTCATATTCGCTCCGAAAGCATCTGCCAGCGGCTGCAAATATTTTTTTCCGTTCTCCGACGTGTATTTGGAGACGAAATTTTCGATGTCCTGACCAATGCATGAAGTCTGAAACAAAATGATGACGCCAAAAATCATTGTCAAAATCGCGAACCGTTTCATCGGCTCCTCCGTTGTCTATTTTCATGATAATGAATTAACAAAATTTTGTCAGTTACTCCAATTTATCTCCGCAATGCTGCAAGTAAAACTGAGACCGATAAAATGCTGGAGAGAGATTTTGCAAATTGTTGATATTGTTAAAAATTGACACACTAACTTTTTAATATAGACATTTCCGCAGAAACATTCAAGCTTTTTCTCGCCTTTCGCCATTACGTCCCCTTTTACCAATTTCACCAATGGTCAGAAGTGCCCTTGAATTCTAGTGGCAAAAATCTTCGTTTCCTCACAAAATCGCCATTAAAACGCTTGACTCTGTCGCTTAAAATTTGTAATTTTAGCATCAAACATAAATCTCACGTGCGATAGTGGGCTATAATCCGGCGATTTTTGAACGCCATTCCTTTTATTAAAATTTAAATTTCGAAAAATAGATGGGGTTTCTCATGGAAAAAAATAAGATAATCGGCGAAGGAATTACGTTTGACGATGTGCTGCTCATTCCGGCAAAATCAGATGTTTTGCCGCACATGGCTGACACAAAAACGCGGCTCACGCGCGGTATCGAGTTGAACATTCCCCTTGTCAGCGCCGCAATGGATACAGTGACTGAATCGGAACTTGCCATCGCCATCGCGCGCGAAGGCGGCATTGGAATTATTCACAAAAATTTCTCCGTTGACCAGCAAGCGGAAGAAGTGGATCGCGTGAAACGATCCGAGAGTGGAATGATTTTGAAACCCGTTACTCTGTCGCCCGATCGGAATATTCGCGCGGCGCTGGAGGTGATGAAACATTTTCGCATTTCCGGAATTCCCATTGTGGAAAATGACAAATTAGTGGGAATTTTGACCAATCGCGACCTGCGCTTTGAAACAAATCTCGATTTGAAAATCAGTGAAGTCATGACCAGCAAAAATTTAATCACAACGCCGGAAGGCACAACGCTTGAAGAGGCAGAGAAAATTTTGCAGAAACATCGCATTGAAAAATTGCCAGTCGTCGATAAAAACGGAAAACTGTGCGGGTTGATTACAGTCAAAGATATTCAAAAAAAGCTGAAATTCCCACTGGCGACAAAAGACGCGCACGGACGATTGCGCGTAGGCGCCGCCGTCGGCGTTAGCAAAGATCTGGAATCGCGCGCCAGAGCGCTCGCCGACGCTGGCGTGGATGTTTTAGTCGTGGACACGGCTCACGGCCATTCTGCGGGCGTCATTGAGGCTGTGAAGCGTGTTAAAAAACTGCTTCCGGACATGCAGATCATCGCCGGAAATATTGCGACGGCAGAAGCAGCCAAAGATTTGATTCAAGCCGGCGCTGACGCAGTAAAAGTGGGCATCGGCCCCAGCGGGATTTGCACGACGCGGGTGGTAACCGGCGTGGGCGTACCGCAAATCACGGCAGTGATGAATTGTGCCCCGGTGTGCGAAAAACACGATGTGCCGCTCATCGCCGATGGCGGCATTAAACAGACCGGCGATATCGCCAAAGCCATTGCCGCGGGCGCAGACTCGGTCATGATCGGGAATCTCTTTGCCGGAACACAGGAAAGTCCGGGAGAAACAATCTTTTTTGAAGGCAGAAGCTACAAAGTCTACCGCGGCATGGGGTCAATTGAAGCCATGAAAAAAGGCAGCAGCGACCGCTATTTTCAGAGCGAACGCGAAAGCAAAAAATTTGTGCCCGAAGGCATCGAGGGCAGAGTCCCCTATCGCGGGCCTGTGAGCGACACCATTTATCAAATGGTCGGCGGGCTCAAATCGAGCATGGGTTATTGCGGCACACGCATGATCGCCGAGCTCAAAAAAAATGCCCGTTTTTATAAAATCACGCCGGCAACGGTGAGGGAAAATCACCCCCACGACGTGATTATCACCAGAGAGGCGCCAAATTACAAATTCATGAGCCGGTGAACACCAGACTTAACTTTTGCAAACCAGGTTTCTTCTACGAGCCTGGTTTGCAAAATTCTTTCAATTTTGCCGCTATAATCTGGTTCGCTTCCGGCGTGAAATGAATATCACCGCTGAAAATCTGCGTGCCCGCTTCTGCCCCTAAAATTTTTCGCCCATCAATGAAATCAAATTGATTCAGTTGAGCCAACCTTTTCAATTCGTCGTAAGGAGTTTTTGCGGACGAATTTTCAAATTCCCACTTTTCCGGCAACAAGAGCAAAACGAGGCGAAAATTCCACTCATGAGCATAAATCTGCATGGCCTTGAGCAGAGCGTTTGTGAGGGTTCCATTTCGCAGCCGAATTTCTTTGTGAGCGGAGTTCATTTTATTGGCAGAATCGCCCCATTTTCCCACTTTTTTCTTCATTAAATTGAACAAGCCAAGAAAAGGTGTAAACTCTTGCCTCTTGAATTGTTCAAATTTCTGATAATGCATGTCGTAGCGATGAAAAAACGCCAGCGGCTCGATTGAACCGGGAATATCTTCCAGAAATTCCAAAACATTCGGCTGAATCAAAATCAGATGATTTTTTTCCAGATTAAATCTGGGCTTTACCAACGCGAATTCTACATCAGGGTCGCAAAACGGCAAATAGAGGCAGTCCAGCAATTCCGTGTTGCGGCTGCCCAAACCAACAATGACCACGTCCGGCGAAAATTGCTTTGCAGCGTCCATGAGCAAAAGATAAATCTGGTCGAGACTGAAATATTCCGTGCCGAAATTCAGTGTTTCCAGATTGCTATCTTCCACAAAGCTGCTCACGGTTTCGTTATTGGAAATTTTTCCCCCGCCACTGAGGCGCGAATCGCCAAGAAAGATGACGCGCGTCTTTTTACGTTTTTTCTCGGCGATGCTCTCCACGGAACGCGAGCCAAAGGTGTCGAAATGAATATTTTCGCCGGTGTAATTCGGCTGATTTTTCCAGCCCAATTTTTCATCAGGAATAATTTGAAAACGACCGTCCTGAAAATCACGCGTCCGTTGCATCAATTTCCAGGAGAGATAGGAGCGTAAATACCAGGTCTCCGGGAAAATCGACTCGATGAATCCCGACAGAGCGATCTCGGCCACAGCAATGAAAAACATCGCCAGAAAGAATTTTCGGTTTTGTTTGAGGAATTGTAAAATAGTCTGCCACATTTTTTTTCTTTAAAATTGGAAATAAATAAAATTCCGCGCCTCCGCATGATAGACAACCATGAGAAAAAGCATGAGATACAAAATGCCAAAACGAATCAGCAGCGGCAAACGAAAAAATTGACTAAGATCATTGTTGTTTTTTGCCAAAAAGATTTCTGCGATGAGCAGCGGCGCTGCATAGGCAGCGATTTTTAGCAACAAATCCAGTTCCGAAGGACCGAAAGAAAAATCGCTCAAAATCAACCAAAAGCAATGAGCCGCCCGCGCCAATGTCGGCGCGCGGAAAAGAATCAGACCAATGATGACAAAATTCAGCGTCACTACGATGGCAATAAAATCGCCGAGAGGACGCACGGGTGAGAATTTTCTCTGCTGTTGATGATTCTTTTTTCTTCTGACAAAATGATAAATCGCCAGCGCCGCTCCGTTGTATGCGCCCCAGAACAAAAAATTCCAGCCGGCGCCGTGCCACAAACCGACGAGCAGAAAAGTGACAAAAATAGCCGCGTAGGGAATCATGGGCCTGTAACGCCACTTCACCATCGCCAGTGGCAAAAAGACGTAATCTTTAAACCATGACGTCAAACTGATGTGCCAGCGCTGCCAGAAGTCCTGAATATTGCGGCTGAAAACCGGATTGTGAAAATTCTGCGACAATTCAAATCCCATGAGCCGCGCCGCTCCGCGCGCGATGTCGGTGTAAGCAGAAAAATCCGCGTACAATTGAATGGCGAAGCCGTACAACGTTCCCCAAACGAGCGCAGCGCTCAAATCACTGCCGTTTCGTGCGCCGAAGTAGGAAATCATTGTTCCTAAATTATCGGCAATTACCACTTTTTTGAACAGTCCCCAATAAATCAGCAGCAGCCCGTTTTTTAATTTGTCAGTCGTCAACGTGCGCTGCTGTTCGATCTGCGGCAAAAAATCGCCTGCGCGTTCAATAGGCCCGGCGATCAATTTCGGGAAAAAAGCGACGTACAGGGCGTAGTCGATGAAATTTTTCGTAGGCTTGATTTTCTGTCGATAAACATCAATGGTGTAGCTCATGGTCTGAAAAGTGTAAAATGAAATGCCGATGGGCAAAATGACCCGCAGCGTGGATTGATGCAGTTGAATGCCCAAATTTTGCAAAAGCGCAAAGAGATTGTCTGCAAAAAAATGGAAATACTTGAAAAATCCCAGCATGGTTAAATTCACGAACAAACTAACGAGCAAATATTTCCGCCGGTCTTTTCGAAAATCGTGCTGATCAATTTTCCAGGCGCAAAAAAAATCAGTGGTTGTAGAAAGTAAAATCAAACCGAGAAATCGCCAATCCCAGAAGGCGTAAAACAAATAACTGGCGAGCAGCAGAAACCAATTTTGAAGCCGGAGTTTTAGCGAAAGATAAATGACATAAACGATGAGCAAAAAAATGAAAAATTCAAACGAGTTAAAATTCATGGCGGTTTGATCGCTGTTTTGTTTCGATTTCTTCGGATTTCCGGGAGCCGCTCGTTGTCAGATTTTTTGATTTCAAACATGCAAACGCTTCATTTGTTTGGTTCGCAGTGCAGTGCGATTTCAAAAACGAACAGTCATTTTTTCCTGAATCAGGCGGCAAATTGAACTGATGGAATCAAAGTTTTCAGAAGTAATTTCTTCCGGGAAAAAGTGAACATCAAATTTTTCCTGCAAATCCTGAACCAGGTCCACCAGTGCCAGCGAATCAATGAGCCCTGAACCGACCAGCGGCATTTTGGGATTTAATGCGCCGTCCCATTCTGGATTCTTTTTTACGACATTTCCCACTGCGCGCGTGACGCCGCTGGTAATACCGGCGCCCTCCTCGAGAGTTACTTCCCCAACTTCGATGGGCCAATCCAATCCAGGCAAAAAGCCATGCAGGTCAGCGCGTTTGCGCGAAGTCTGAGATTCCCGAGGCAGAAAACTGGGAAATACCTCGTAATTTCCCGGGTAACTGTATTCTGTGCCGCCGGTTGTTCGTTTGAATGCCGAAGCGCCCATTTTGCGGGAAGGATCGGCGCCGCCCAGATCGAACCATTTGTAGCGCAAATCGCGATGGTACTGAATCGCACGCCAGACGAGATAGCGCATGCCCACAAAATCTGTGGTGCGCGTCGCGTCCCACGCGGTCAGAGCAAAAGCCGTATCAGCGAACACCGTTGTGACCAGCCCCGCTACATATTTTTCTTCCCGATAAGCAAGGAAAAGCTGGCTGTTCACATCGCTGGTCTCCCAGAAAGCGGACAACAAATCAGACGAAGGCCAACCTGTGGCATTGTTTTTTGCATCGAGGCGATATTGGAAAAGGAAAAATTGAAAATCATCAGCGGAGTGGCTCACTTTTGCCTGAAAATTTTCCCGCTCCGCGCGCTCCAATGCCTTGCGCCAGTGCCGTTTCATCTGACTGCGTATTTCATCTTCAGGTCGATCAATATCCAGCCTCACCGACGCCCAGACAGGATCAGATACAGTTCGCAAATTCAATTCTTTGTGCCAGCCTCTGGGCAATTCTCCGGGGAACAAACAAGGACTGAGATAAAGATGTCGCTGCTGACGATTGACCCAATAATTTTTCAACTCCCGAATGGCGATCACAGCAATCATCGGCTGCCAAATTTCATCCGTGTCAAAAAACAAAGGCCCGTTTTGAATGCGAGCTACAGGCCCGATGCCGGAAACTTCTTTCAATAAAATTTGCGCCATTGCCAGAGGCTTGCCGTTGCGTAAAACGAGCTGCCGAAGGGGGCCAAATCCGACAGTTCTTTTAATCGCTTCGCCGTATTCCCACGTCTGCATCAAATCTACATGCCGGGCGCGATTTAACAAAATATTCCAATCATAGCCATTCTCGACCGTCTGAAACGCGATCTCTTCCCTCATAGAATTGCCCTTTTCTTTGAATTTTTCCCCAATGGCACTCCCCCATCATTCAATAAAACATGGCAAAATTTATTCCACAATCAGAAACTATCGCCTAATTACATTTTTTTAAATGAAATTGCCGTTTAATCTTTACGTATCAAATTGATTTTATTTTAGTAACTCATTATGTTTTTTCTTCTCATACGCAGCAAAAGAAATATTGAAATTTTTATTTTTTGCAACTTGAAATCACATTTTGCAGTTGTCCGTTCTCAAAATGCCGTATCAGAAATGAACAAACTATCGAGCAGAGAATCGAATCCGGATTTGCACAATTTCCGGACGATTGCCCAAGCGAATCGGCGGCCCCCAGGTTCCCACGCCGCTGCTGACGTAAAAGTGCGTGTTCCCTTTCTTCAAATAGCCCCAACTTTTTTCATAAAGCAAATTTGTGATCAAATTCAAAGGAAACAATTGCCCGTGATGCGTGTGTCCGGAAATTTGCAGATCGATTTTGTTTTCCGCAGCTTCGTCGAGTCCGAAAGGCTGGTGATCCAGCAAAATGAGCGGTTTTTGAAAATCGATGTCAGCAACCAGTCCCGCAAGTGATTTGCGGCTGTTGCCGTTGAACTGGCGCACGCTGCGATCTTCCCTGCCGACAATGTAAAAATCATCCTGTACCAAAACGACTTCATCCCGCAAAACCTGAATTCCGTGTTGCCCGAGATAAGCTGCCGCGCGATCCACGCCGCCGATGAATTCGTGATTTCCGGTAATGGCAAACACGCCAAATTTCGCCGACAGTTTCAGCAAATCATCCCCCAAATTTTCTTTGATCACTGGCGCCAGGTCTTCATCGACCACATCGCCGGCCAGCAAAACCAGATCCGGCTTGAGATTATTTATTTCGGAAACAATTCGTGAAAAACGGGACTTCCCGACAATCGTGCCCAGATGAATATCTGAAGCGGTAACCACAGTCAGCGAATCAAAGCGGCTTTTTTTGTGAATCTCAAGATCGAGCGTCGTAATTTTCGGAAAAAGCGCATTCACAAAACCAATTGCCACCAAAACAAAAACGAAGATCAGAGAACCGAAAAACATCAGAGAGCGGAAATTTTGCGCCGAGGATTTCACCGTCGCGCTGAACGGCACGATGAAATTCACCAGTCGAAAAATATCTGCGAATAAAACAATGAGAAAGAAATAAAACATGGCCGCCATCCAGAACGATCCCACCCAGATCAAGGTTTCGCTCAGCGGCGAAATCCACAGCCGTTCTAAAATTCTCCCGATTAAGTACGAAAATGCTACCAGCCAGAAAACGATTTTGAACACACTTCGCCACCGCTCATCGAACGGAAAAACACTCAATGCCCGGATGAAAATGTAAGCGTTGATGAGCGTGTAAATTAAAATTACAATGGAAAAGAATAGTACAAAATTCCAGAATTTCATCAGTCGCAGCCTTTCGCTGAATGTCCGTTTGCTGTGATTCTCGCTCAATTGTTCTCGGCAAAAATATAAGGTAAAAAGTTAAACATTTTTGAGAGAATTGCAAGGATTTTTTTGCGGACCCGAGCAGTAAAAAGTGTTTTTTTAGATATTTGTTTTAGGCGAGACAAAAATCAGCCCGACTCCATTTTTCCCGCTTGCTTTTTTGTGAAAAATTCATTAGCTTGTGGCACAATTGACTTCATTTTAAAGATGAATTTCATCGCTCAAAAATTTTAATATGATTTTCAGAAGAACACCGATGAAACCTCGCTTTGAAAAAATTTTAACGGAACTTCAAACAAAAATCGGCTCACGGTTCGTTTACACCGACGAAGAACGATTGGCAGCCTACAACTTTGACGGCACAGATTTACGCTTTTGGCCTGACATTGTGATGGAACCGGAAACCACGGAGCAGGTCTCGTTGCTGATGAAACTGGCGACAAAGTACAAAATTCCGGTCATTCCCCGCGGCGCAGGAACCGGCGTCACCGGCGGCGCGCTGGCGGTAAGTGGCGGGATTCTTTTGTCGCTGCTGCGGATGAACAAAATTTTATCCATCGACGAAATCAACATGACTGCCGTTGTGGAGCCGGGAGTGATCAATCAGGAATTGCACCGCGCTGCCAAAGAAAAAGGGCTCTACTATCCGCCGGATCCCGCTTCCTACGAAACTTCCTCCATCGGCGGCAACATCGCTGAAGACGCCGGAGGTCCCCACTGCTACAAATATGGCACTACACGCGACTACGTGCTGGGGCTGGAAATTGTGCTGCCAGACGGCACGATCATGAACACCGGCGTGCAGACGCGCAAGGGCGTTGTCGGTTACGATCTGACAAATTTGATCATCGGTTCCGAAGGCACGCTGGCGATTGTAACCAAAGCAATTTTGCGGCTCATTCCCCTACCGGCGCAGACAATCACGCTGCTGGCATTTTTCCCGGACATTCACACTCTTTCGCGCACGCTCTACGATTTGACGCAAAAGCGCATTGTGCCGTCCGCACTGGAATTTCTCGATCCCGCTTGTGTGGAAGTTCTTCGCGACAATATTCATATTTCAATTCCCGGCGCGGCCTCTACTCTGCTCATCATCGATCTTGACGGCGAGGAAAGCGAATTGGAGAAACAGACGGAAATTACTGGCGAAGCATGTTTTGAAAATCGCGCGCTGGATGTCTTGCTGGCTGACAGTTCCGAAAAACGCGAAGGTTTGTGGGCAGTGAGAAGAAAATTTCGGGATTTGA contains:
- a CDS encoding metallophosphoesterase; the encoded protein is MKFWNFVLFFSIVILIYTLINAYIFIRALSVFPFDERWRSVFKIVFWLVAFSYLIGRILERLWISPLSETLIWVGSFWMAAMFYFFLIVLFADIFRLVNFIVPFSATVKSSAQNFRSLMFFGSLIFVFVLVAIGFVNALFPKITTLDLEIHKKSRFDSLTVVTASDIHLGTIVGKSRFSRIVSEINNLKPDLVLLAGDVVDEDLAPVIKENLGDDLLKLSAKFGVFAITGNHEFIGGVDRAAAYLGQHGIQVLRDEVVLVQDDFYIVGREDRSVRQFNGNSRKSLAGLVADIDFQKPLILLDHQPFGLDEAAENKIDLQISGHTHHGQLFPLNLITNLLYEKSWGYLKKGNTHFYVSSGVGTWGPPIRLGNRPEIVQIRIRFSAR
- a CDS encoding FAD-binding protein, whose amino-acid sequence is MKPRFEKILTELQTKIGSRFVYTDEERLAAYNFDGTDLRFWPDIVMEPETTEQVSLLMKLATKYKIPVIPRGAGTGVTGGALAVSGGILLSLLRMNKILSIDEINMTAVVEPGVINQELHRAAKEKGLYYPPDPASYETSSIGGNIAEDAGGPHCYKYGTTRDYVLGLEIVLPDGTIMNTGVQTRKGVVGYDLTNLIIGSEGTLAIVTKAILRLIPLPAQTITLLAFFPDIHTLSRTLYDLTQKRIVPSALEFLDPACVEVLRDNIHISIPGAASTLLIIDLDGEESELEKQTEITGEACFENRALDVLLADSSEKREGLWAVRRKFRDLIKERSQFKISEDVTVPIRQIPKLIAGARQIATKYDFKNYNYGHLGDGNVHVNFTHQKKSENIVQRSESAVRELFELTVRLGGTISGEHGIGITKMNFLHIELSEKSIELQKKIKQVFDPLNILNPNKIFPKK
- the guaB gene encoding IMP dehydrogenase; amino-acid sequence: MEKNKIIGEGITFDDVLLIPAKSDVLPHMADTKTRLTRGIELNIPLVSAAMDTVTESELAIAIAREGGIGIIHKNFSVDQQAEEVDRVKRSESGMILKPVTLSPDRNIRAALEVMKHFRISGIPIVENDKLVGILTNRDLRFETNLDLKISEVMTSKNLITTPEGTTLEEAEKILQKHRIEKLPVVDKNGKLCGLITVKDIQKKLKFPLATKDAHGRLRVGAAVGVSKDLESRARALADAGVDVLVVDTAHGHSAGVIEAVKRVKKLLPDMQIIAGNIATAEAAKDLIQAGADAVKVGIGPSGICTTRVVTGVGVPQITAVMNCAPVCEKHDVPLIADGGIKQTGDIAKAIAAGADSVMIGNLFAGTQESPGETIFFEGRSYKVYRGMGSIEAMKKGSSDRYFQSERESKKFVPEGIEGRVPYRGPVSDTIYQMVGGLKSSMGYCGTRMIAELKKNARFYKITPATVRENHPHDVIITREAPNYKFMSR
- a CDS encoding MBOAT family protein, producing the protein MNFNSFEFFIFLLIVYVIYLSLKLRLQNWFLLLASYLFYAFWDWRFLGLILLSTTTDFFCAWKIDQHDFRKDRRKYLLVSLFVNLTMLGFFKYFHFFADNLFALLQNLGIQLHQSTLRVILPIGISFYTFQTMSYTIDVYRQKIKPTKNFIDYALYVAFFPKLIAGPIERAGDFLPQIEQQRTLTTDKLKNGLLLIYWGLFKKVVIADNLGTMISYFGARNGSDLSAALVWGTLYGFAIQLYADFSAYTDIARGAARLMGFELSQNFHNPVFSRNIQDFWQRWHISLTSWFKDYVFLPLAMVKWRYRPMIPYAAIFVTFLLVGLWHGAGWNFLFWGAYNGAALAIYHFVRRKKNHQQQRKFSPVRPLGDFIAIVVTLNFVIIGLILFRAPTLARAAHCFWLILSDFSFGPSELDLLLKIAAYAAPLLIAEIFLAKNNNDLSQFFRLPLLIRFGILYLMLFLMVVYHAEARNFIYFQF